A genomic segment from Candidatus Rokuibacteriota bacterium encodes:
- the hisZ gene encoding ATP phosphoribosyltransferase regulatory subunit yields the protein MDRRIQQTQLPKGAKIYLPDEAAQKRRVETELLGVFRKWGYRDIVTSAYEYFDVLAQGTDQELQERMFKMVDRESGRLLALRADVTPQIARIVATRMREEPKPLRLAYLTNVFRYDEPHVGRYREFYQAGAELVGLPNPEGDAELIAMAVEGLRALGLERFQLDVGQADFFRGILEDLGADEATARELRSALGRKDVSALERIVAGLGAPAAVGELLLALPDLYGRGDVLERAERLVKNPRSEAALANLAEVYRLLTVYGLADAVLLDLGEVSGFDYYSGVHFEAYVSGLGAPLAGGGRYDHMLARFGYDCPATGFAFEVGRVLLAIENQGAAAPVPGPDFFIIDFTADKVRALALSRRLRDLGAAVARDILSRGLDASLAYARQQRARWALVIGEPGADAEQVRVIPLDGKGGERRAAAAEILADPARHFPDMGGTRHA from the coding sequence ATGGACCGCAGGATCCAGCAGACCCAACTGCCCAAGGGCGCCAAGATCTACCTGCCCGACGAGGCCGCGCAGAAGCGGCGCGTCGAGACCGAGCTGCTCGGCGTCTTCCGCAAGTGGGGCTACCGGGACATCGTCACGTCCGCGTACGAGTACTTCGACGTGCTCGCCCAGGGAACGGACCAGGAGCTCCAGGAGCGGATGTTCAAGATGGTGGACCGCGAGAGCGGCCGGCTCCTGGCCCTGCGCGCCGACGTGACGCCGCAGATCGCGCGCATCGTCGCCACGCGGATGCGCGAGGAGCCCAAGCCGCTGCGCCTGGCCTACCTGACCAACGTCTTCCGCTACGACGAGCCGCACGTCGGGCGCTACCGCGAGTTCTACCAGGCGGGCGCGGAGCTGGTCGGCCTGCCCAACCCCGAGGGCGACGCCGAGCTGATCGCCATGGCGGTGGAAGGCCTCCGCGCGCTCGGGCTCGAACGATTCCAGCTGGATGTTGGACAAGCGGATTTCTTCCGCGGCATCCTGGAAGACCTAGGCGCCGACGAGGCCACGGCGCGCGAGCTGCGCTCGGCCCTCGGCCGGAAGGACGTCTCCGCGCTGGAGCGCATCGTGGCGGGGCTGGGCGCACCCGCGGCCGTGGGTGAGCTCCTGCTGGCGCTGCCGGACCTCTACGGCCGTGGCGACGTCCTCGAGCGCGCCGAGCGCCTCGTCAAGAACCCGCGCTCAGAGGCGGCGCTCGCCAACCTGGCGGAGGTGTACCGGCTGCTCACCGTTTACGGCCTCGCCGACGCGGTGCTGCTCGATCTGGGCGAGGTCAGCGGCTTCGACTACTACTCGGGCGTGCACTTCGAGGCCTACGTCTCCGGGCTCGGGGCGCCGCTGGCGGGCGGCGGCCGCTACGATCACATGCTGGCGCGCTTCGGCTACGACTGCCCCGCCACGGGCTTCGCCTTCGAGGTGGGCCGCGTGCTGCTGGCGATCGAGAACCAGGGCGCGGCCGCGCCGGTACCGGGTCCGGACTTCTTCATCATCGACTTCACGGCCGACAAGGTCCGCGCGTTGGCTCTGTCGCGGCGCTTAAGGGACCTCGGAGCGGCAGTGGCGAGGGACATTTTGAGCCGCGGGCTCGACGCGTCGCTCGCCTACGCGCGGCAGCAGCGCGCCCGGTGGGCGCTCGTGATCGGCGAGCCGGGAGCGGACGCCGAGCAGGTGCGGGTGATCCCGCTGGACGGCAAGGGCGGCGAGCGGCGCGCGGCGGCCGCCGAGATCCTGGCCGACCCCGCCCGCCATTTTCCGGACATGGGAGGTACGCGTCATGCCTAA
- a CDS encoding histidine phosphatase family protein gives MSLRLLLLRHGETAWNRERRYQGWTDTPLSAEGLIQAEAAARELKEHTFAAVYASPLRRARDTAAAIAAPHGLEVETDPAFKELGFGQWEGLTLDEARARDAALYEGWAKTPHLVSPPGGESLVQARERILGGLERLRAGHPDAVVCLVAHGIPVRILILEVLGLGLERIWSLHSAPTGISELEFRDDWTALHRMNTLVHLDAVPAGR, from the coding sequence ATGTCACTGAGACTCCTGCTCCTACGTCACGGGGAAACGGCCTGGAACCGGGAACGCCGGTACCAGGGCTGGACGGATACCCCTCTATCCGCGGAAGGCCTCATCCAGGCCGAAGCCGCCGCCCGCGAGCTCAAGGAGCATACCTTCGCCGCCGTCTACGCGAGCCCGCTCCGGCGCGCGCGCGACACGGCCGCGGCGATCGCGGCGCCCCACGGCCTCGAGGTCGAGACGGACCCGGCCTTCAAGGAGCTGGGCTTCGGCCAGTGGGAAGGCCTGACGCTCGACGAGGCGCGGGCGCGCGACGCGGCCCTCTACGAGGGCTGGGCCAAGACGCCGCACCTGGTCTCGCCGCCCGGCGGTGAGAGCCTCGTCCAGGCGCGCGAGCGCATACTTGGCGGCCTCGAGCGGCTGCGCGCCGGGCATCCCGATGCGGTCGTCTGTCTCGTCGCCCACGGCATCCCCGTGCGCATCCTGATCCTGGAAGTGCTCGGGCTCGGGCTCGAGCGCATCTGGTCGCTGCACTCGGCGCCGACGGGCATCTCGGAGCTCGAGTTCCGCGACGACTGGACGGCGCTGCACCGCATGAACACCCTCGTCCACCTCGACGCCGTCCCGGCGGGCCGGTAA
- a CDS encoding alanine--glyoxylate aminotransferase family protein — MKKYQLMAPGPTPVPPHVLLAMAQPIIHHRTPEYEALSVEVRAGLKRLFQTSHDVIAMASSGTGAMEAAVANTLSAGDTVLVLKAGKFGERFLELCAAYGVKTIALEAPFGNTVPAARFAQALTEHPGVRAVLMQHSESSTAVLHDVKGMAAVTRGTDKILIVDAVSSLGIADLQMDAWGVDIVVSGSQKGLMLPPGLSFCAVSEKAWGHIKASRLPKYYFDLQAEKKWMDKNEPRFTPAVSIMVGLREVLRMIDAEGLAQVFQRHERLARATRSGVEALGLELFAKANPSPALTAVVSPKGIDSEKILATYSTSHNITIAGGQGEMKGQVFRLGHMGYVSDFDVLTALAALEQVLHELGHPVDFGASLGAAQKVFVERG; from the coding sequence ATGAAGAAGTACCAGCTGATGGCGCCGGGCCCGACGCCCGTCCCGCCTCATGTCCTGCTGGCCATGGCCCAGCCGATCATCCATCACCGGACGCCCGAGTACGAGGCGCTCTCCGTCGAGGTGCGCGCGGGGCTCAAGCGGCTCTTCCAGACCTCCCACGACGTCATCGCCATGGCCTCCTCGGGCACGGGCGCCATGGAGGCCGCGGTGGCGAACACGCTGTCGGCCGGGGACACGGTGCTGGTCCTCAAGGCGGGCAAGTTCGGCGAGCGCTTCCTGGAGCTTTGCGCGGCCTACGGCGTCAAGACGATCGCGCTCGAGGCGCCCTTCGGCAACACCGTGCCCGCCGCGCGCTTCGCGCAGGCGCTCACGGAGCACCCGGGAGTCCGGGCCGTGCTGATGCAGCACAGCGAGTCGTCCACCGCCGTGCTCCACGACGTCAAGGGTATGGCCGCCGTGACGCGCGGCACGGACAAGATCCTGATCGTGGACGCCGTGTCCTCGCTCGGCATTGCCGATCTCCAGATGGACGCCTGGGGGGTGGACATCGTGGTCTCGGGCTCGCAGAAGGGGTTGATGCTGCCGCCGGGCCTTTCCTTCTGCGCCGTGTCAGAGAAGGCCTGGGGCCACATCAAGGCATCGCGGCTGCCCAAGTACTACTTCGATCTCCAGGCTGAAAAGAAGTGGATGGACAAGAACGAGCCGCGCTTCACGCCGGCCGTCAGCATCATGGTCGGGCTGCGTGAAGTCCTGCGCATGATCGACGCCGAGGGTTTGGCCCAGGTCTTCCAGCGCCACGAACGTCTGGCCCGGGCCACGCGCTCGGGTGTCGAAGCGCTCGGTCTCGAGCTCTTCGCCAAGGCGAACCCGAGCCCTGCGCTCACGGCCGTGGTCTCGCCCAAGGGCATCGACAGCGAGAAGATCCTGGCGACCTATTCGACGTCCCACAACATCACCATCGCGGGCGGGCAGGGGGAGATGAAGGGCCAGGTCTTCCGCCTCGGCCACATGGGCTACGTCAGCGACTTCGACGTGCTGACGGCGCTGGCCGCCCTCGAGCAGGTGCTCCACGAGCTCGGCCATCCCGTGGACTTCGGCGCGTCGCTCGGGGCCGCCCAGAAGGTTTTCGTCGAGCGGGGGTAG
- a CDS encoding molybdopterin-dependent oxidoreductase yields MPPRTVRTMCPMNCHPTFCGMLVEVSEKGRLLGVKGDQDNPDSRGFLCIRGRAAAEIPHNGLRLTQPLVRDGRRGEDRWRPVSWDEALERIISAIDASRRERVGFWFGHGAHVTGINRPLIMRFGHLGGMQVWNPAIVCWAMGAYGLALTGVIEANTKEDMAAHSRQVILWGANLASHPTTAPHLIEARRRGARVIAIDVRRAEASRHADETWLIRPGTDAALALAMAHVIVAEGLVARDFISRQTVGYEAYAKHLERFTPEWAAAETGLAAEDIRRLAREYAASKPAMIIVGGASMYKHRHGWQPGRAIATLPALTGQLGMAGGGFGPRHRSFPTGDHFADLTALDRRPAGPWVPSHMASIAQCIREGRLDVLLTAGTDMLNSFSDAGAIERDLERVGLIVAYDIFANDTIRRVADIVLPGTVWLEDLGIKETATHLYLMDRALDPAGACRPLIAVLRELAERLSINDFFPWDSLEEYMDALLAPQQDGALTVARLRELGGMAERSKLSHVPYREGGYATPSGKVEFYSERAKSLGLPPLPDYTPPEPDSAGFPLEFRQGRVLTAFHSFYDNGRALPMLARAEPHAEVWIHPADALPRGITVGSRIELVNQRGRFEAVARVTEDVLPGVVWARDGWPGLNTLTSGEACLGPEASDGLDPRIPGGQSAYDARVEVRPIPA; encoded by the coding sequence ATGCCGCCTCGGACCGTCCGCACCATGTGCCCCATGAACTGCCATCCGACCTTCTGCGGGATGCTGGTGGAGGTGTCAGAGAAGGGCCGGCTGCTGGGCGTCAAGGGCGACCAGGACAATCCGGACAGCCGGGGCTTCCTCTGCATCCGCGGGAGAGCCGCAGCCGAGATCCCCCACAACGGGCTCAGGCTGACCCAGCCGCTCGTGCGCGACGGCAGGCGCGGCGAGGACCGCTGGCGGCCCGTCTCATGGGACGAGGCGCTCGAGCGCATCATCTCCGCCATCGACGCGTCCAGGCGCGAGCGTGTCGGCTTCTGGTTCGGCCACGGCGCCCACGTCACCGGCATCAACCGGCCGCTCATCATGCGCTTCGGTCACCTGGGCGGCATGCAGGTCTGGAACCCGGCCATCGTCTGCTGGGCCATGGGCGCCTACGGGCTGGCGCTCACGGGCGTCATCGAGGCCAACACGAAGGAGGACATGGCCGCGCACTCGCGCCAGGTCATCCTCTGGGGCGCGAACCTCGCGAGCCATCCGACCACCGCGCCGCATCTCATCGAGGCGCGGCGGCGGGGGGCGCGCGTCATCGCCATCGACGTGAGGCGGGCCGAGGCCTCGCGCCACGCGGACGAGACGTGGCTCATCCGCCCAGGCACCGACGCCGCGCTCGCGCTGGCGATGGCCCACGTCATCGTCGCCGAGGGGCTCGTGGCCCGCGACTTCATCTCGCGGCAGACGGTGGGCTACGAGGCGTATGCGAAGCACCTCGAGCGCTTCACTCCCGAATGGGCCGCGGCGGAAACGGGGCTCGCGGCGGAAGACATCAGACGGCTCGCGCGCGAGTACGCGGCGAGCAAGCCGGCCATGATCATCGTGGGCGGCGCCAGCATGTACAAGCACCGGCACGGCTGGCAGCCCGGACGCGCCATCGCCACCCTGCCCGCGCTCACGGGCCAGCTGGGCATGGCGGGAGGCGGCTTCGGTCCGCGCCATCGATCGTTCCCCACGGGAGATCACTTCGCCGATCTGACGGCCCTCGACCGCCGCCCCGCGGGCCCCTGGGTGCCGAGCCACATGGCCTCGATCGCGCAGTGCATCCGCGAGGGCCGGCTCGACGTGCTCCTCACGGCCGGAACCGACATGCTCAACTCGTTCTCTGACGCGGGCGCGATCGAGCGGGACCTCGAGCGCGTGGGCCTGATCGTGGCCTACGACATCTTCGCCAACGACACGATCAGGCGCGTGGCGGACATCGTCCTGCCCGGGACAGTTTGGCTGGAGGACCTGGGGATCAAGGAGACCGCCACCCACCTGTACTTAATGGATAGGGCGCTCGACCCCGCCGGGGCGTGCCGGCCCCTGATTGCCGTGCTGAGGGAGCTGGCCGAGCGACTGTCCATCAACGACTTCTTCCCCTGGGACTCGCTCGAGGAGTATATGGACGCGCTGCTGGCCCCTCAGCAGGACGGGGCGCTGACCGTGGCGCGGCTGAGAGAGCTGGGCGGCATGGCGGAGAGGAGCAAGCTCTCGCATGTGCCGTACCGCGAGGGCGGCTACGCGACCCCATCGGGCAAGGTCGAGTTCTACTCCGAGCGCGCGAAGTCCCTCGGCCTTCCTCCTCTCCCCGACTACACGCCGCCCGAGCCGGATTCAGCCGGCTTCCCGCTCGAGTTCCGCCAGGGTCGCGTCCTGACGGCCTTCCATTCTTTCTACGACAACGGCCGCGCCCTGCCGATGCTTGCCCGGGCTGAGCCTCACGCGGAGGTCTGGATTCATCCCGCCGACGCCCTGCCCCGCGGCATCACCGTCGGGAGCCGGATCGAGCTCGTGAATCAGCGCGGCCGCTTCGAGGCCGTCGCCCGCGTGACCGAGGACGTCCTGCCGGGCGTGGTGTGGGCGCGCGACGGCTGGCCGGGGCTCAACACGCTGACGAGCGGCGAGGCGTGTCTCGGGCCCGAGGCCAGCGACGGCCTCGACCCGCGGATCCCGGGCGGCCAGTCCGCCTACGACGCGCGCGTCGAGGTGCGTCCGATTCCCGCGTGA
- a CDS encoding SagB/ThcOx family dehydrogenase, with product MSGNRHPEAARRYHDATAHSPQSVRAGSRGLDWDTKPEPFKIYPGLPVVGLPRDFPVPALDALAAMSTEPAGATPLDLERLAALLFFSAGVTKRTSYPGGGAMYFRAAPSTGALYQTEVYVVAGDVARLEPGVYHFSPGDFALRRLREGDFRGALAIAAADDDLASRPATLILSAIYWRNTWKYQARGYRHLFWDSGSMLSNLLAAATALDLPARAITGFVDLEVNGLLALDAEKEGALLLAPVGGQGRPAPVSPVIAAITPAVIPLGSSEVDYPLLRDAYENSSLDGESEVQAWREASWQRRSPAGALVALPTPRPSAGRALAETIMARGSTRQFSGEAIGAGELSMALWHATRGWPADAPWDLVDLYLTVHAVDGIEPGAYAYRPESHALELIKRGDFRERSAFLCLEQSLGGMSSATVFFLADLDALLDEYGNRGYRLANLEAGLLGGRLYLAAYALRFGATGLTFYDRDVVDFFSPHAEGKDAIFVTALGRSVKGPAQSPAPLQIKR from the coding sequence GTGTCCGGCAACCGGCACCCGGAAGCCGCCCGGCGCTACCACGACGCCACCGCGCATTCGCCGCAGTCCGTCCGCGCAGGCTCCCGCGGGCTCGACTGGGACACCAAGCCCGAGCCGTTCAAGATCTACCCCGGCCTGCCGGTCGTCGGCCTGCCTCGCGACTTCCCCGTGCCGGCTCTCGATGCGCTGGCGGCCATGTCGACCGAGCCTGCCGGCGCGACCCCGCTCGACCTCGAGCGCCTCGCCGCGCTGCTCTTCTTCTCTGCCGGCGTCACCAAGCGCACGAGCTATCCGGGCGGCGGCGCCATGTACTTCCGCGCGGCGCCGTCAACCGGGGCGCTCTATCAGACGGAGGTCTATGTGGTCGCGGGCGACGTGGCGAGGCTCGAGCCCGGGGTCTACCATTTCTCGCCCGGCGACTTCGCGCTGCGGCGCCTGCGCGAGGGAGATTTCCGCGGCGCGCTCGCCATCGCCGCTGCCGACGACGACCTGGCCTCGCGTCCCGCGACCCTGATCCTCTCCGCCATCTACTGGCGCAACACCTGGAAGTACCAGGCGCGGGGCTACCGTCACCTCTTCTGGGACTCGGGCAGCATGCTGTCCAACCTGCTCGCCGCCGCGACGGCGCTCGACCTGCCCGCGCGCGCGATCACCGGGTTCGTGGACCTCGAGGTCAACGGGCTGCTCGCTCTCGACGCGGAGAAGGAAGGCGCGCTCCTGCTGGCGCCCGTGGGCGGGCAGGGGAGGCCCGCTCCCGTGTCTCCCGTCATCGCGGCGATCACGCCCGCGGTGATCCCGCTGGGGTCCTCCGAGGTGGACTATCCGCTGCTTCGCGATGCGTATGAGAACTCGTCGCTCGACGGCGAGAGCGAGGTGCAGGCCTGGCGGGAGGCGTCGTGGCAGCGGCGGTCCCCGGCGGGCGCCCTCGTGGCGCTGCCCACGCCGCGCCCGTCGGCGGGCCGCGCGCTCGCCGAGACCATCATGGCGCGCGGCTCCACGCGCCAGTTCTCCGGCGAGGCGATCGGCGCAGGCGAGCTCTCGATGGCCCTGTGGCATGCCACGCGGGGCTGGCCCGCCGATGCGCCCTGGGACCTCGTGGATCTCTACCTGACCGTGCACGCGGTGGACGGGATAGAGCCCGGCGCCTACGCCTACCGTCCCGAGTCCCACGCGCTGGAGCTGATCAAGCGGGGCGATTTCCGTGAGCGGTCGGCGTTCCTCTGCCTCGAGCAGTCGTTGGGCGGCATGTCGAGCGCGACGGTCTTCTTCCTCGCGGACCTCGACGCGCTCCTCGACGAGTACGGCAACCGCGGCTATCGCCTGGCCAACCTCGAAGCGGGACTGCTCGGAGGGCGCCTCTACCTGGCCGCCTACGCCCTGCGCTTCGGCGCGACCGGCCTGACGTTCTACGACCGCGACGTCGTGGACTTCTTCTCTCCCCACGCCGAGGGCAAGGACGCCATCTTCGTCACGGCCCTCGGCCGCTCGGTCAAGGGCCCCGCGCAATCGCCGGCGCCTTTGCAGATCAAGCGGTGA
- the mtnA gene encoding S-methyl-5-thioribose-1-phosphate isomerase, whose product MIAPIRWERHRLLLLDQRLLPVEERMREYTRWRDVADAIRTLVVRGAPAIGCAAAFGVVLAARQSAAPDGDGLVAELEEAIKGLAATRPTAVNLFWALDRMRGVAEAHRALPVPALRERLLGEAQAILDEDLAGNKALGAHGAALVPERARILTHCNAGALATAGFGTALGVIRAAHEQGRVALVWVDETRPVMQGSRLTAWEMVKEGIPHRLISDVAAGFVMKQGEVDLVIVGADRIAANGDTANKIGTYSVAVLASHHGIPFYVAAPLSTIDPSIPSGAAIQIEERGGDEVRRIGGCQTAPAETPVYNPAFDVTPAELIAGIITERGVFRFPYSFT is encoded by the coding sequence ATGATCGCGCCGATCCGCTGGGAGCGGCACCGCCTCCTGCTCCTCGACCAACGTCTCCTTCCCGTCGAGGAGCGCATGCGCGAGTACACCCGCTGGCGGGATGTCGCCGACGCCATCCGCACCCTCGTCGTCCGCGGTGCGCCGGCGATCGGCTGCGCCGCGGCCTTCGGCGTGGTGCTGGCCGCCCGCCAGAGCGCCGCGCCCGACGGCGACGGGCTCGTGGCCGAACTCGAGGAGGCGATCAAGGGGCTCGCGGCCACGCGGCCCACCGCGGTCAACCTCTTCTGGGCGCTCGACCGCATGCGGGGCGTCGCCGAGGCGCACCGCGCGCTCCCGGTGCCCGCGTTGAGAGAGCGCCTTCTCGGCGAGGCGCAGGCCATCCTCGACGAGGACCTGGCGGGCAACAAGGCGCTCGGCGCCCACGGCGCGGCGCTCGTGCCGGAGCGGGCCCGCATCCTCACCCACTGCAACGCGGGCGCGCTGGCGACGGCCGGGTTCGGGACGGCGCTGGGCGTGATCCGCGCGGCTCACGAGCAAGGGCGCGTCGCCCTCGTGTGGGTGGACGAGACGCGGCCGGTGATGCAGGGCTCGCGGCTCACCGCCTGGGAGATGGTCAAGGAGGGCATTCCGCATCGGCTGATCTCGGACGTGGCGGCGGGCTTCGTCATGAAGCAGGGCGAGGTGGACCTCGTCATCGTGGGCGCGGACCGCATCGCCGCGAACGGCGACACGGCCAACAAGATCGGGACCTACTCGGTCGCGGTGCTGGCCAGCCACCACGGCATCCCGTTCTACGTCGCGGCGCCGTTGTCCACCATCGACCCGTCGATCCCGTCGGGAGCGGCCATCCAGATCGAGGAGCGCGGCGGCGACGAGGTCCGCCGCATCGGCGGCTGTCAGACGGCGCCCGCCGAGACGCCCGTCTACAACCCCGCGTTCGACGTGACGCCGGCCGAGCTCATCGCCGGCATCATCACCGAGCGGGGAGTCTTCCGCTTCCCGTACTCCTTTACGTAG
- a CDS encoding DUF167 domain-containing protein, whose protein sequence is MSPRNPEAVLLHVRVQPKARANAVKGWHGAALRVSVTAAPEDGKANRAVIDLLAETFDVAPSSINLVRGAASRDKWFRLPQGVKIPG, encoded by the coding sequence ATGAGCCCGCGAAATCCTGAGGCCGTCCTGCTCCACGTGCGCGTCCAGCCCAAGGCCCGCGCGAACGCGGTCAAGGGCTGGCACGGGGCGGCGCTCCGCGTCAGCGTCACGGCCGCGCCGGAGGACGGCAAGGCCAACCGCGCGGTGATCGACCTCCTGGCCGAGACGTTCGACGTCGCCCCCTCGTCCATCAACCTCGTGCGCGGCGCCGCGTCGCGCGACAAGTGGTTCCGCCTGCCCCAGGGCGTGAAGATCCCGGGATGA
- a CDS encoding DivIVA domain-containing protein, which produces MRITPMDIRQQQFTVKMFRGFDTQEVDTFLEDLAEDYEALLKENSLLKEQLQALEERTRGLEEREKVLQETLVTTQRLVEEMKDQARREASVIIREAEVQADRIIGASRSAEGSLQSEIIALKRTRRQLAEGLRSTVEMYQRLLEQDLKAVAADEPAKS; this is translated from the coding sequence GTGCGCATCACGCCCATGGACATCCGCCAGCAACAGTTCACCGTGAAGATGTTCCGCGGCTTCGACACCCAGGAGGTGGACACCTTCCTGGAGGACCTGGCGGAAGACTACGAGGCGCTCCTCAAGGAGAACTCGCTGCTCAAGGAGCAGCTGCAGGCGCTCGAGGAGCGCACGCGCGGCCTCGAGGAGCGCGAGAAGGTCCTGCAGGAGACCCTCGTCACGACCCAGCGGCTCGTCGAGGAGATGAAGGACCAGGCGCGCCGCGAGGCGTCCGTCATCATCCGCGAGGCGGAGGTCCAGGCCGACAGGATCATCGGCGCCTCGCGCTCCGCGGAGGGGAGCCTCCAGAGCGAGATCATCGCGCTCAAGCGGACCAGACGCCAGCTGGCGGAGGGGCTCCGCTCGACCGTGGAGATGTACCAGCGCCTGCTCGAGCAGGACCTCAAGGCCGTCGCCGCGGATGAGCCCGCGAAATCCTGA
- a CDS encoding YggT family protein yields MLSLQPADLIMDVLNIYTWIIIAAAVISWVTPNPYNPVVRLLRRLTEPVLAPIRRLLPPWKTFGLDFSPMIVILLIQWVVPVLLRALMN; encoded by the coding sequence GTGCTGTCGCTGCAGCCTGCCGATCTGATCATGGATGTGCTGAACATTTACACCTGGATCATCATCGCGGCGGCCGTCATCTCCTGGGTCACCCCGAACCCGTACAATCCCGTCGTCCGCCTGCTCCGCCGACTGACCGAGCCGGTGCTGGCGCCGATCCGCCGGCTCCTGCCGCCCTGGAAGACCTTTGGCCTCGACTTCTCGCCGATGATCGTCATCCTTCTGATCCAGTGGGTCGTCCCGGTGCTGCTCCGGGCGCTGATGAACTAG
- the proC gene encoding pyrroline-5-carboxylate reductase, with product MKGKRVAFLGAGNMGEALIKGLTQTGLVPAGSITAADPRADHLGQVATRYGIRAVTDNSALVSGADVIILAVKPQIMAAVLKEVASAVDEGKLLISIAAGVATRKLRDQLGKPARLIRVMPNTPALVLEGVTAIARAEGLRPGDLEAAQELFAAVGKVVVLDESAMDAVTGLSGSGPAYVAIAIEALADGGVKMGLDRATATLLAAQTVLGSARLILETGVHPAQLKDMVSSPGGTTIAGIAALEDGGLRRALIQAVERATLRSRELGAG from the coding sequence ATCAAGGGCAAGCGGGTCGCGTTCCTCGGCGCGGGCAACATGGGCGAGGCGCTGATCAAGGGCCTGACCCAGACGGGCCTCGTGCCCGCAGGCTCCATCACCGCCGCGGACCCCCGAGCGGATCACCTGGGACAGGTCGCGACGCGCTACGGGATCCGGGCCGTCACGGACAATTCCGCGCTCGTGAGCGGCGCCGACGTGATCATCCTGGCGGTCAAGCCGCAGATCATGGCCGCCGTCCTCAAGGAAGTCGCCTCCGCCGTCGACGAGGGCAAGCTCCTGATCTCGATCGCCGCGGGCGTGGCAACGCGCAAGCTCCGGGACCAGCTGGGCAAGCCCGCGCGCCTGATCCGGGTCATGCCGAACACCCCGGCCCTCGTGCTGGAAGGCGTCACGGCCATCGCGCGCGCCGAGGGCCTCCGTCCCGGTGACCTCGAGGCCGCGCAGGAGCTCTTCGCCGCCGTCGGCAAGGTCGTGGTGCTCGACGAGAGCGCCATGGACGCCGTCACGGGACTCTCCGGCTCCGGCCCGGCCTACGTCGCCATCGCGATCGAGGCGCTGGCTGACGGCGGGGTCAAGATGGGGCTCGACCGCGCCACGGCGACGCTGCTCGCGGCGCAGACCGTGCTCGGCTCCGCGCGCTTGATCCTCGAGACGGGCGTGCACCCCGCCCAGCTCAAGGACATGGTCTCTTCGCCGGGCGGCACCACCATCGCCGGCATCGCCGCGCTCGAGGACGGCGGGCTCCGCCGCGCCTTGATCCAGGCCGTCGAGCGCGCCACGCTGCGCTCGCGCGAGCTGGGGGCAGGGTAG
- a CDS encoding YggS family pyridoxal phosphate-dependent enzyme, which yields MLDIRGNLERVQQAVERACLRAGRKAGDVLVIAVSKTVEIERITLALEAGVKALGENRVQEAKEKVAALGRPVPWHLIGSLQTNKAKEAVHCFDWIHSVDREELARELDRRAHQAERVVRVLVQVNVGEEPQKGGVQPAELKRLLDAMTGCRNLDVRGLMCIPPAADSAEAARVWFKRLRELRDASGLEHCSMGMSGDFEVAIEEGATMVRVGTAIFGPRAPRAAVTEGGA from the coding sequence ATGCTCGACATACGGGGCAACTTGGAGAGGGTCCAGCAGGCGGTTGAGCGCGCGTGCCTGCGCGCCGGGCGCAAGGCCGGTGACGTGCTGGTGATCGCCGTGTCCAAGACTGTGGAGATCGAGCGGATCACGCTCGCGCTCGAGGCGGGAGTCAAGGCGCTCGGCGAGAACCGCGTGCAGGAGGCGAAGGAGAAGGTCGCGGCGCTCGGGCGGCCCGTGCCCTGGCACCTGATCGGATCGCTCCAGACCAACAAGGCCAAGGAAGCCGTCCACTGCTTCGACTGGATCCACTCGGTGGACCGCGAGGAGCTGGCCCGGGAGCTCGACCGCCGCGCTCACCAGGCTGAGCGCGTGGTGCGGGTGCTGGTGCAGGTGAACGTCGGCGAGGAGCCGCAGAAGGGCGGTGTGCAGCCCGCCGAGCTCAAGCGGCTGCTCGACGCCATGACGGGCTGTCGCAATCTCGACGTGCGCGGGCTCATGTGCATCCCGCCCGCGGCGGACAGCGCGGAGGCGGCGCGTGTCTGGTTCAAGCGGCTGCGCGAGCTGCGGGACGCGTCGGGCCTCGAGCACTGCTCCATGGGGATGAGCGGCGATTTCGAAGTGGCGATAGAGGAGGGGGCGACCATGGTGCGCGTGGGCACGGCGATCTTCGGCCCCCGCGCGCCGAGGGCGGCCGTCACGGAGGGCGGGGCGTGA